In Thermus thermamylovorans, the DNA window ACAAGCCACAGGCCTTCGGCCTAAAAGAGCTCCCTACTGGAGCACTTCTCTGTAGATTTCCTCCAAGGCAATCCCCACCCCCAGGCAGGGCACCTCCACCTCCACCTCTTCCCCCTCAAAGACCCGGTAAAGCCACCCCTCCGCTCCCCGGAAGTACCCCTCCACCCGCCGGGTGCGGCTGTCCACCAGGAGGTAGCCCTGGAGGGAGGGAATCTCCCGGTAGCGCCAAAGCTTCTCCCGGCGGTCCGTGGCCTCCGTGCCCTCGGAGAGCACCTCCACCACCAGGCA includes these proteins:
- a CDS encoding Uma2 family endonuclease; the protein is CLVVEVLSEGTEATDRREKLWRYREIPSLQGYLLVDSRTRRVEGYFRGAEGWLYRVFEGEEVEVEVPCLGVGIALEEIYREVLQ